A genomic window from Balaenoptera acutorostrata chromosome 20, mBalAcu1.1, whole genome shotgun sequence includes:
- the CHRNB1 gene encoding acetylcholine receptor subunit beta: MVEQTHYRAQPCSGTNPRKCQDLGDSILLFLGSFILINVGINVVTLLWRHLKSSLWTLFRHIFPKDKQASCVGSHRMCMRCSVDPKNLCSRVSSRFRHRPSFLLGQETSSKLRRMSKVDVLPLRLPQESKTKTPDYDPAQAPARAQTPESCSRGHAHEHTSAQAQAFSPVDPTGRTPAKAQTFPSTHPSEHAPPQAQTCSTFHPPEHTTPQAQTPSPALTPERSPAQVHVLVMALTTTPVPSTTPIPMLASIPSTLSSFSQGLSSGQVVYDARRLKQNLFHVCPPQKSGYFRKDLASPRRLVATSGPVRWPQSQHQSTWCPAAAAQSGRAPPDGSSASPAKSWRWPFPCCKRTRRPWRCCALWWPVLGLRRPISCGRDPGEKMGLSIFALLTLTVFLLLLADKVPETSLSVPIIIKYLMFTMVLVTFSVILSVVVLHLHHRSPYTHQMPLWVRQIFIHKLPLYLGLKRPKNERDQIPEPPPMPLRDSPGSGWGRGTDEYFIRKPPNDFLFPKPNRFQPELSAPELRRFIDGPNRAVGLPPTGEETTREVVSSISYIAQQLQEQEDHDALKEDWQFVAMVVDRLFLWTFIIFTSVGTLVIFLDATYHLPPPDPFP, translated from the exons ATGGTTGAGCAAACCCATTACCGAGCCCAGCCGTGCTCTGGCACCAACCCCAGGAAATGCCAGGACCTAGGAGACTCAATTCTTCTGTTCCTGGGCAGCTTCATCTTGATCAACGTGGGGATCAACGTGGTGACTCTG CTCTGGAGGCATCTGAAGAGCTCCTTGTGGACACTTTTCCGTCATATTTTCCCCAAAG ACAAGCAAGCCAGCTGTGTAGGCAGCCATCGCATGTGCATGCGCTGCTCCGTGGATCCCAAGAACCTGTGCTCAAGAGTTTCTTCCCGCTTCCGCCATCGCCCAAGCTTCCTGCTTGG GCAAGAGACATCTTCCAAGCTCCGCAGGATGAGCAAGGTGGACGTGCTTCCACTCCGCCTGCCCCAAGAGAGCAAGACAAAGACCCCAGACTatgacccagcccaggccccagcccgggCCCAGACCC ccGAGAGCTGCTCCCGAGGCCACGCCCATGAGCACACTTccgcccaggcccaggccttcTCCCCAGTGGACCCCACTGGGCGCACACCTGCCAAGGCCCAGACCTTCCCCTCTACCCACCCCTCTGAGCATGCCCCACCTCAGGCCCAGACTTGCTCCACGTTCCACCCCCCTGAGCACACCACCCCCCAggcccagaccccctccccagccctcacccctgaGCGCAGCCCTGCCCAGGTCCATG TGCTGGTCATGGCCCTGACGACCACTccagtcccttccaccacccCTATCCCCATGCTAGCTTCTATTCCCTCTACCTTGTCTTCCTTCAGCCAAGGCCTCTCCTCCGGCCAGGTGGTCTACGATGCCCGCAGGTTAAAGCAGAACTTATTCCATGTGTGTCCCCCTCAGAAATCTGGGTACTTCAGAAAGGACTTGG CTAGCCCCAGGAGGCTCGTAGCCACTAGTGGACCGGTCCGCTGGCCTCAGAGTCAGCACCAGAGTACCTGGtgcccggcggcggcggcacaGAGCGGCCGGGCGCCTCCGGATGGCAGCTCTGCTTCGCCCGCCAAGAGCTGGCGCTGGCCGTTCCCCTGCTGCAAGCGCACGCGGCGGCCCTGGCGCTGCTGCGCCCTCTGGTGGCCAGTACTAGGGTTGCGGCGCCCTATCTCCTGCGGACGTGACCCTG GAGAGAAGATGGGGCTCTCGATCTTTGCCCTGCTGACCCTTACTgtgttcctgctgctgctggcagACAAAGTGCCTGAGACCTCCCTGTCTGTCCCCATCATTATCAAATACCTCATGTTTACCATGGTCCTCGTCACCTTCTCAGTCATCCTTAGCGTCGTAGTCCTCCACCTGCACCATCGCTCACCCTACACCCACCAAATGCCCCTTTGGGTCCGTCAG ATCTTTATCCACAAACTCCCTCTGTATCTGGGTCTGAAGAGACCCAAGAATGAGAGAGACCAGATACCGGAGCCACCTCCTATGCCTCTCAGGGATTCTCCAGGAAGTGGCTGGGGTCGGGGAACAGATGAATATTTCATCCGCAAGCCACCAAATGATTTTCTCTTCCCCAAACCCAACAG GTTCCAGCCTGAACTGTCTGCCCCGGAGCTGCGGCGATTTATCGATGGTCCAAACCGGGCTGTGGGGCTGCCTCCTACAGGGGAGGAAACGACCCGGGAGGTCGTTTCCTCAATCAGCTACATCGCTCAACAGCTGCAGGAACAGGAGGACCACGACGCG CTGAAGGAGGACTGGCAGTTTGTGGCCATGGTGGTGGACCGCCTCTTCCTGTGGACCTTCATCATCTTCACGAGCGTCGGGACCCTCGTCATCTTTCTGGACGCCACGTACCACTTGCCCCCTCCCGACCCCTTTCCTTGA
- the ZBTB4 gene encoding zinc finger and BTB domain-containing protein 4 isoform X1, producing MPPPAEVTDPSHAPAVLRQLNEQRLRGLFCDVTLIAGDTKFPAHRSVLAASSPFFREALLASAPLPLPPITGGSAPNPASTTASSSSSSSSSSSSSSSSSSSSSSPPPPSPPASSPPRVLELPGVPAAAFSDVLNFIYSARLALPGGGGDGAAVAEIGALGRRLGISRLQGLGEGGDAWVPPAPAPMATSQPEEDNFGPGPRPAGEWEGDRAEAQAPDSQPPLPRRPLPCPRCGKSFIHPKRLQTHEAQCRRGASTRGSAGLGAGGSGPSGPSGVDASALPPPVGFRGGPEHVVKVVGGHVLYVCAACERSYVTLSSLKRHSNVHSWRRKYPCRYCEKVFALAEYRTKHEVWHTGERRYQCIFCWETFVTYYNLKTHQRAFHGISPGLLASEKTPNGGYKPKLNTLKLYRLLPMRAAKRPYKTYSQGAPEAPLSPSLNTPAPAAMPASPPPGPPPAPEPGPPPSVITFAHPAPSVIVHGGSSSGGAGSGPASTGGAQAASVITYTAPPRPPKKREYPPPPPVPAAAPASPAPAGSPATATEEAKGRNPRATRTLTYTAKPAGGLGGGGGPSQLQAPPPLCQITVRIGEEAIVKRRISETDLRPGELSGEEMEESEEEEEEEEEEEEEEEDEEEEESKAGGEDQLWRPYYSYKPKRKAGAAGPGSSGGGGMPRGRRPPRWRQKLERRSWEETPAAEGPTGRARGERRHRCGDCAQTFATLRKLRKHQEAHGGGSHNSRAGRKPSTRFACPHCAKVCKTAAALSRHGQRHAAERPGGTPTPVIAYSKGCAGTRAGDVKEEAPQEMQVSSSSGEAGGGSAAAEEASKTASLQDPVISGGEEPSVVAGGGTYAYPPVQEFPLALIGSGRESGSGRGKAGSEGPVGAGRGDRMEGMGAAKVTFYPEPYPLVYGPQLLAAYPYNFSNLAALPVALNMVLPDEKGGGALPFLPGVFGYAVNPQAAPPTPPTPPPPTLPPPVPPKGEGERAGVERTQKGDVG from the exons ATGCCCCCCCCAGCAGAGGTGACAGACCCGTCCCATGCCCCCGCCGTCCTGCGCCAGCTCAATGAGCAGCGGCTCCGTGGCCTCTTCTGTGACGTCACCCTCATAGCCGGAGACACCAAgttccctgctcaccgcagcgtCCTGGCTGCTTCTAGTCCCTTCTTCAGAGAGGCCCTGCTCGCTTCAGCCCCACTGCCCCTCCCACCAATTACTGGGGGCTCTGCCCCCAACCCTGCCTCCACCAcagcttcttcctcctcctcctcttcctcctcctcctcctcctcttcctcctcctcctcttcctcctcctctccccctccacccTCACCTCCCGCTTCATCCCCACCCCGGGTCCTGGAGCTGCCAGGGGTCCCAGCAGCTGCCTTCTCTGATGTCCTTAATTTCATCTACAGTGCCCGGCTGGCACTACCTGGTGGTGGAGGGGACGGGGCAGCCGTGGCAGAGATCGGCGCTCTGGGGCGGCGTCTGGGCATCTCTCgcctgcagggcctgggggagggaggtgatgCCTGGGtacctcctgccccagcccccatGGCCACCTCGCAGCCTGAAGAAGACAACTTCGGGCCTGGGCCTAGGCCAGCCGGGGAGTGGGAGGGTGACAGGGCTGAGGCCCAGGCCCCTGACTCACAGCCCCCACTGCCCCGgcggcccctcccctgcccccgaTGTGGGAAAAGCTTCATCCATCCCAAGCGGCTGCAGACCCATGAGGCACAGTGTCGTAGGGGGGCCAGCACTCGGGGGTCTGCAGGGCTGGGAGCCGGGGGCTCTGGCCCCAGTGGCCCTTCAGGAGTGGACgcctcagccctgcccccaccagTGGGCTTCCGAGGTGGTCCCGAGCACGTGGTGAAGGTGGTGGGCGGCCACGTGCTGTACGTGTGCGCGGCCTGTGAGCGTTCCTACGTGACCTTGTCCAGCCTGAAGCGGCACAGCAATGTACACTCGTGGCGGAGGAAGTACCCCTGCCGCTACTGTGAGAAGGTGTTCGCCCTGGCTGAGTACCGTACCAAGCACGAGGTGTGGCACACCGGGGAGCGCAG GTACCAGTGCATCTTCTGCTGGGAGACCTTTGTCACCTACTATAACCTGAAGACCCACCAGCGAGCCTTCCATGGCATTAGCCCGGGCCTCCTAGCCAGTGAGAAGACGCCCAATGGAGGCTATAAGCCCAAGCTCAATACCCTCAAGCTGTACCGCCTGCTCCCCATGCGGGCGGCCAAGCGGCCCTACAAGACCTACAGCCAGGGAGCCCCCGAGGCCCCCCTTTCTCCGAGCCTCAACACTCCGGCCCCTGCGGCAATGCCGGCCAGCCCACCACCCggacccccacctgccccagagcCTGGCCCCCCACCGTCTGTCATCACTTTTGCCCACCCAGCTCCCTCTGTCATTGTACATGGGGGTAGCAGCAGTGGTGGAGCAGGGAGTGGGCCGGCCAGCACAGGGGGGGCGCAAGCCGCCTCAGTCATCACTTACACTGCTCCGCCACGGCCCCCCAAAAAACGTGAGTACCCACCTCCTCCCCCCGTGCCTGCAGCCGCCccagccagcccagccccagccGGCAGCCCAGCCACAGCCACGGAGGAGGCCAAGGGCCGGAACCCACGGGCCACAAGGACTCTGACCTACACGGCCAAGCCAGCTGGTGGgcttggcgggggcgggggtcccTCTCAGCTGCAGGCTCCACCTCCACTGTGTCAGATCACTGTACGAATCGGCGAGGAGGCTATTGTCAAGCGCCGCATCTCAGAAACTGACCTGCGTCCTGGGGAGCTGAGCggagaggagatggaggagagcgaggaggaggaggaggaagaagaggaggaggaggaggaggaggaagacgaggaggaggaggaatcgAAGGCTGGCGGGGAGGACCAGCTCTGGAGGCCCTACTACTCGTACAAGCCCAAGCGCAAGGCTGGAGCCGCAGGCCCGGGCAGCAGCGGGGGCGGCGGGATGCCCAGAGGCCGCCGGCCGCCTCGCTGGAGACAGAAGCTGGAACGGAGGAGCTGGGAGGAGACCCCGGCGGCCGAGGGCCCCACAGGGCGTGCCCGTGGCGAGCGGAGGCACCGCTGCGGAGACTGTGCCCAGACGTTTGCCACCCTGAGGAAGCTGCGCAAGCACCAGGAGGCCCACGGCGGGGGCTCCCACAACTCCCGGGCTGGACGGAAGCCTTCCACCCGCTTCGCCTGCCCTCACTGCGCCAAGGTGTGCAAGACGGCAGCCGCCCTGAGCCGCCACGGGCAGAGGCATGCTGCCGAGCGGCCCGGGGGTACCCCCACGCCTGTCATTGCCTACTCCAAGGGCTGCGCTGGCACCCGAGCCGGGGACGTCAAGGAGGAGGCTCCCCAAGAGATGCAAGTCTCCTCATCCAGCGGGGAGGCGGGTGGCGGGAGCGCTGCTGCTGAGGAAGCTTCCAAAACCGCCTCGCTCCAGGACCCTGTCATCTCAGGGGGGGAGGAGCCCTCAGTGGTGGCAGGAGGGGGTACCTATGCATACCCACCTGTGCAGGAATTTCCACTGGCTCTGATCGGGAGCGGCCGGGAATCTGGCAGTGGCAGGGGAAAAGCTGGGAGTGAGGGGCCAGtgggggctgggcggggggaCCGGATGGAGGGGATGGGGGCTGCCAAAGTCACCTTCTACCCTGAGCCCTACCCACTCGTCTATGGGCCCCAGCTTCTTGCCGCCTACCCTTACAACTTCAGCAACTTGGCCGCTCTCCCAGTTGCTCTTAACATGGTCCTACCTGATGAGAAGGGGGGGGGGGCCCTTCCCTTCCTACCAGGGGTCTTTGGCTACGCAGTCAATCCTCAAGCAGCACCCCCTACCCCCCCAACTCCACCGCCCCCAACTCTCCCTCCACCAGTCCCCCCtaagggagaaggggaaagggcaggggtTGAAAGAACCCAGAAGGGAGATGTGGGGTGA
- the ZBTB4 gene encoding zinc finger and BTB domain-containing protein 4 isoform X2 produces MPPPAEVTDPSHAPAVLRQLNEQRLRGLFCDVTLIAGDTKFPAHRSVLAASSPFFREALLASAPLPLPPITGGSAPNPASTTASSSSSSSSSSPPPPSPPASSPPRVLELPGVPAAAFSDVLNFIYSARLALPGGGGDGAAVAEIGALGRRLGISRLQGLGEGGDAWVPPAPAPMATSQPEEDNFGPGPRPAGEWEGDRAEAQAPDSQPPLPRRPLPCPRCGKSFIHPKRLQTHEAQCRRGASTRGSAGLGAGGSGPSGPSGVDASALPPPVGFRGGPEHVVKVVGGHVLYVCAACERSYVTLSSLKRHSNVHSWRRKYPCRYCEKVFALAEYRTKHEVWHTGERRYQCIFCWETFVTYYNLKTHQRAFHGISPGLLASEKTPNGGYKPKLNTLKLYRLLPMRAAKRPYKTYSQGAPEAPLSPSLNTPAPAAMPASPPPGPPPAPEPGPPPSVITFAHPAPSVIVHGGSSSGGAGSGPASTGGAQAASVITYTAPPRPPKKREYPPPPPVPAAAPASPAPAGSPATATEEAKGRNPRATRTLTYTAKPAGGLGGGGGPSQLQAPPPLCQITVRIGEEAIVKRRISETDLRPGELSGEEMEESEEEEEEEEEEEEEEEDEEEEESKAGGEDQLWRPYYSYKPKRKAGAAGPGSSGGGGMPRGRRPPRWRQKLERRSWEETPAAEGPTGRARGERRHRCGDCAQTFATLRKLRKHQEAHGGGSHNSRAGRKPSTRFACPHCAKVCKTAAALSRHGQRHAAERPGGTPTPVIAYSKGCAGTRAGDVKEEAPQEMQVSSSSGEAGGGSAAAEEASKTASLQDPVISGGEEPSVVAGGGTYAYPPVQEFPLALIGSGRESGSGRGKAGSEGPVGAGRGDRMEGMGAAKVTFYPEPYPLVYGPQLLAAYPYNFSNLAALPVALNMVLPDEKGGGALPFLPGVFGYAVNPQAAPPTPPTPPPPTLPPPVPPKGEGERAGVERTQKGDVG; encoded by the exons ATGCCCCCCCCAGCAGAGGTGACAGACCCGTCCCATGCCCCCGCCGTCCTGCGCCAGCTCAATGAGCAGCGGCTCCGTGGCCTCTTCTGTGACGTCACCCTCATAGCCGGAGACACCAAgttccctgctcaccgcagcgtCCTGGCTGCTTCTAGTCCCTTCTTCAGAGAGGCCCTGCTCGCTTCAGCCCCACTGCCCCTCCCACCAATTACTGGGGGCTCTGCCCCCAACCCTGCCTCCACCAcagcttcttcctcctcctcctcttcctcctcctc tccccctccacccTCACCTCCCGCTTCATCCCCACCCCGGGTCCTGGAGCTGCCAGGGGTCCCAGCAGCTGCCTTCTCTGATGTCCTTAATTTCATCTACAGTGCCCGGCTGGCACTACCTGGTGGTGGAGGGGACGGGGCAGCCGTGGCAGAGATCGGCGCTCTGGGGCGGCGTCTGGGCATCTCTCgcctgcagggcctgggggagggaggtgatgCCTGGGtacctcctgccccagcccccatGGCCACCTCGCAGCCTGAAGAAGACAACTTCGGGCCTGGGCCTAGGCCAGCCGGGGAGTGGGAGGGTGACAGGGCTGAGGCCCAGGCCCCTGACTCACAGCCCCCACTGCCCCGgcggcccctcccctgcccccgaTGTGGGAAAAGCTTCATCCATCCCAAGCGGCTGCAGACCCATGAGGCACAGTGTCGTAGGGGGGCCAGCACTCGGGGGTCTGCAGGGCTGGGAGCCGGGGGCTCTGGCCCCAGTGGCCCTTCAGGAGTGGACgcctcagccctgcccccaccagTGGGCTTCCGAGGTGGTCCCGAGCACGTGGTGAAGGTGGTGGGCGGCCACGTGCTGTACGTGTGCGCGGCCTGTGAGCGTTCCTACGTGACCTTGTCCAGCCTGAAGCGGCACAGCAATGTACACTCGTGGCGGAGGAAGTACCCCTGCCGCTACTGTGAGAAGGTGTTCGCCCTGGCTGAGTACCGTACCAAGCACGAGGTGTGGCACACCGGGGAGCGCAG GTACCAGTGCATCTTCTGCTGGGAGACCTTTGTCACCTACTATAACCTGAAGACCCACCAGCGAGCCTTCCATGGCATTAGCCCGGGCCTCCTAGCCAGTGAGAAGACGCCCAATGGAGGCTATAAGCCCAAGCTCAATACCCTCAAGCTGTACCGCCTGCTCCCCATGCGGGCGGCCAAGCGGCCCTACAAGACCTACAGCCAGGGAGCCCCCGAGGCCCCCCTTTCTCCGAGCCTCAACACTCCGGCCCCTGCGGCAATGCCGGCCAGCCCACCACCCggacccccacctgccccagagcCTGGCCCCCCACCGTCTGTCATCACTTTTGCCCACCCAGCTCCCTCTGTCATTGTACATGGGGGTAGCAGCAGTGGTGGAGCAGGGAGTGGGCCGGCCAGCACAGGGGGGGCGCAAGCCGCCTCAGTCATCACTTACACTGCTCCGCCACGGCCCCCCAAAAAACGTGAGTACCCACCTCCTCCCCCCGTGCCTGCAGCCGCCccagccagcccagccccagccGGCAGCCCAGCCACAGCCACGGAGGAGGCCAAGGGCCGGAACCCACGGGCCACAAGGACTCTGACCTACACGGCCAAGCCAGCTGGTGGgcttggcgggggcgggggtcccTCTCAGCTGCAGGCTCCACCTCCACTGTGTCAGATCACTGTACGAATCGGCGAGGAGGCTATTGTCAAGCGCCGCATCTCAGAAACTGACCTGCGTCCTGGGGAGCTGAGCggagaggagatggaggagagcgaggaggaggaggaggaagaagaggaggaggaggaggaggaggaagacgaggaggaggaggaatcgAAGGCTGGCGGGGAGGACCAGCTCTGGAGGCCCTACTACTCGTACAAGCCCAAGCGCAAGGCTGGAGCCGCAGGCCCGGGCAGCAGCGGGGGCGGCGGGATGCCCAGAGGCCGCCGGCCGCCTCGCTGGAGACAGAAGCTGGAACGGAGGAGCTGGGAGGAGACCCCGGCGGCCGAGGGCCCCACAGGGCGTGCCCGTGGCGAGCGGAGGCACCGCTGCGGAGACTGTGCCCAGACGTTTGCCACCCTGAGGAAGCTGCGCAAGCACCAGGAGGCCCACGGCGGGGGCTCCCACAACTCCCGGGCTGGACGGAAGCCTTCCACCCGCTTCGCCTGCCCTCACTGCGCCAAGGTGTGCAAGACGGCAGCCGCCCTGAGCCGCCACGGGCAGAGGCATGCTGCCGAGCGGCCCGGGGGTACCCCCACGCCTGTCATTGCCTACTCCAAGGGCTGCGCTGGCACCCGAGCCGGGGACGTCAAGGAGGAGGCTCCCCAAGAGATGCAAGTCTCCTCATCCAGCGGGGAGGCGGGTGGCGGGAGCGCTGCTGCTGAGGAAGCTTCCAAAACCGCCTCGCTCCAGGACCCTGTCATCTCAGGGGGGGAGGAGCCCTCAGTGGTGGCAGGAGGGGGTACCTATGCATACCCACCTGTGCAGGAATTTCCACTGGCTCTGATCGGGAGCGGCCGGGAATCTGGCAGTGGCAGGGGAAAAGCTGGGAGTGAGGGGCCAGtgggggctgggcggggggaCCGGATGGAGGGGATGGGGGCTGCCAAAGTCACCTTCTACCCTGAGCCCTACCCACTCGTCTATGGGCCCCAGCTTCTTGCCGCCTACCCTTACAACTTCAGCAACTTGGCCGCTCTCCCAGTTGCTCTTAACATGGTCCTACCTGATGAGAAGGGGGGGGGGGCCCTTCCCTTCCTACCAGGGGTCTTTGGCTACGCAGTCAATCCTCAAGCAGCACCCCCTACCCCCCCAACTCCACCGCCCCCAACTCTCCCTCCACCAGTCCCCCCtaagggagaaggggaaagggcaggggtTGAAAGAACCCAGAAGGGAGATGTGGGGTGA
- the SLC35G6 gene encoding solute carrier family 35 member G6 yields MSEALSTASGDRAPSAAAGSDAARLITVAAPGRSGFARLQLWLRLRPRPPQRPAPYPPSAAAAAERRLAQRSRHRHQAPGSGSGRARPTSCARTDPGKGTAPRRAAGRVGTELGSGLAAAAAACCHPYFNLPDFTQPSPPSTPSSLPSHQRCRPSDVTKGLLVALLGGGLSAGFVGPFSRMAYQASHLPSLELLICRCLFHLPIALLLKLRGDPLLGPPDVRGRACLHALLNVLSIGCAYSAVQVVPAGNAATVRKGSSTVCSALLALCLESQRLSGYDWCGLLGSTLGLIIIVGPGLGTLQEGTTGLYTALGYVLAFLGGLALSLGLLVYRSLDFPSCLLTVAFLFGLVGLVGSVPGLFLLQTPVLPNDPLSWSCVGAVGILALVSFVCVSYAVTKAHPALVCAVLHSEVVVALMLQYYVLYETVAPSDIMGAGVVLGSIAIITAQNLSCEREGQVEE; encoded by the exons ATGAGCGAGGCCCTTTCCACGGCCTCAGGCGATCGCGCCCCCTCGGCCGCCGCTGGGTCGGACGCC GCCCGGCTCATCACCGTGGCCGCCCCCGGCCGCTCCGGTTTCGCCCGCCTCCAGCTCTGGCTCCGGCTCCGGCCCCGGCCCCCCCAGcgcccggccccg TACCCccccagcgccgccgccgccgccgagagGAGGCTGGCGCAGCGCAGCCGGCACAGACACCAGGCTCCGGGATCGGGCTCGGGGCGAGCGCGCCCGACGTCCTGCGCCCGGACCGATCCCGGGAAGGGAACGGCGCCACGCAGGGCGGCCGGACGGGTGGGCACCGAGCTAGGCTCGGgcctggctgcagcagcagcg GCTTGCTGTCACCCCTACTTCAACCTGCCCGACTTCACCCAGCCATCACCGCCCTCCACTCCGTCCAGCCTCCCCTCGCACCAGCGCTGCCGGCCCTCTGATGTCACCAAGGGCCTGCTCGTGGCCCTGCTGGGTGGGGGCCTGTCCGCTGGCTTCGTGGGCCCCTTCTCCCGTATGGCTTACCAGGCTTCCCACTTACCCTCGCTGGAGCTGCTCATCTGTCGATGCCTCTTCCACCTCCCTATTGCCCTGCTGCTTAAACTGCGTGGTGACCCCCTCTTGGGACCTCCCGATGTCCGGGGCCGGGCCTGCCTCCACGCCCTGCTCAACGTCCTCAGCATCGGATGCGCCTACAGCGCGGTTCAGGTGGTGCCCGCTGGCAACGCTGCCACCGTCCGCAAAGGTTCTTCCACCGTCTGCTCTGCTCTCCTCGCTCTCTGCCTCGAGAGCCAGCGTCTCAGCGGCTATGACTGGTGTGGCTTGTTGGGCAGCACCCTGGGACTCATCATCATTGTGGGACCTGGACTAGGGACACTGCAGGAGGGGACCACAGGCCTCTACACTGCCCTGGGCTATGTGCTCGCTTTCCTGGGTGGCCTGGCACTGTCGCTGGGCCTCCTGGTGTACCGTTCCCTGGACTTCCCCTCCTGCCTACTGACAGTGGCCTTCCTGTTTGGCTTGGTGGGGCTGGTGGGCTCTGTGCCAGGCCTCTTTCTGCTGCAGACCCCCGTGTTGCCCAACGATCCTCTGAGTTGGAGCTGTGTGGGGGCAGTGGGGATCCTCGCCCTGGTctcctttgtgtgtgtgagttATGCGGTCACCAAGGCCCACCCAGCCCTGGTGTGCGCCGTCCTGCACTCTGAGGTGGTGGTGGCTCTGATGCTGCAGTACTATGTGCTCTATGAGACCGTGGCACCTTCTGACATCATGGGGGCAGGGGTCGTGTTGGGTAGCATTGCCATCATCACCGCCCAGAACCTCAGCTGTGAGAGGGAAGGGCAGGTGGAGGAGTGA